A genomic segment from Legionella quinlivanii encodes:
- a CDS encoding acyl-CoA dehydrogenase produces MATILFLIYLVFTLIILYRGLPAIVWEIGSAVYLILATFFIGMHWLPGILIWLAILVTVILLHVEPVRAAFVDFIYKRSVKSIPKLSKTEEEALNTGDTWIEQDIFTGSPDWEKLSAISSELTPEEQSFLDNETQALCNMLDEWSIGQERDLPETVWNFIKEKGFLGLVIAKEYGGKGFSARAHSDIVMKIASRSGVAAVTVMVPNSLGPGELLHYYGTDEQKAKYLPNLAKGIDIPCFALTEPGAGSDATSIQSEAIVTQKQVNGQTVLGLTINLNKRWITLSPVATLIGLAVNLKDPQGLLNGIGEEGITCVLIPRNTENLEIGNRHLPADQPFMNGTIRGRDIFVPIDTIIGGQKNAGHGWQMLVECLSIGRSISLPALAAASSSVCYLVSGAFARIRRQFSVEIGQFEGIEEKLAEIAGLNYLINATRLLTVAAVNQHMKPSVASALTKYFNTELARKVINNAMDVHAGRAVVVGPRNYLTSFYVSLPISLTVEGANIMSRNLLIFGQGSMACHPFVRNEFYAIAKEDKKEFGNLLWQHIHYFLQNFAKSICSGWTGGIFIAAPDNALKKQYRKLARLSHAFAWLADLSLIYLGGELKRKERLSARLADAMSYLYLAMAALRLYQNDKGNTDQQLHALWATSYCFYHAQQAMINFCQNFPSRIIGGLVQFLLFPLGQSMRYPCDRLDKKLSRSMMGNNQYRDTIKHWVFLSGDSSQPVDRMEETLQLLIQNAGLYQKVGGLKRYEFDKLHDILETRVAKGELTQEEMDTLMKVEKARWDAIQVDEFTFDSMKNKTYSSVTDKIATPFD; encoded by the coding sequence ATGGCTACAATTCTGTTTCTCATCTATCTCGTGTTTACTCTGATCATCTTGTATCGCGGTTTGCCCGCAATTGTATGGGAGATTGGCTCGGCAGTTTATCTGATTCTGGCTACTTTTTTTATCGGTATGCACTGGTTGCCAGGAATTTTAATTTGGCTGGCTATTCTTGTGACTGTCATTTTATTACACGTTGAGCCCGTGAGAGCCGCCTTCGTTGATTTTATCTATAAGCGCTCAGTTAAATCCATTCCCAAACTGTCTAAAACTGAAGAAGAAGCACTGAATACCGGGGATACCTGGATTGAACAGGACATATTTACAGGCTCACCGGACTGGGAAAAATTATCTGCTATTTCTTCAGAGCTTACTCCTGAAGAACAATCCTTTCTGGACAACGAAACACAAGCGCTTTGCAATATGCTGGATGAGTGGAGCATAGGACAGGAAAGGGATTTACCAGAAACCGTATGGAATTTCATCAAGGAAAAAGGCTTTCTGGGCCTCGTTATTGCCAAAGAGTACGGCGGTAAAGGATTTTCTGCACGGGCTCATTCCGATATCGTTATGAAAATTGCCAGCCGTTCGGGAGTAGCCGCAGTTACGGTGATGGTTCCCAATTCTCTTGGTCCAGGCGAACTCTTGCATTATTACGGTACAGATGAGCAAAAAGCAAAATACCTTCCCAATCTGGCAAAAGGGATTGATATCCCCTGCTTTGCGCTGACTGAGCCAGGCGCTGGAAGCGACGCGACTTCCATACAATCGGAGGCAATTGTCACTCAGAAACAAGTCAATGGGCAGACTGTTCTTGGGTTAACGATTAATCTGAACAAACGCTGGATCACTCTGTCTCCAGTTGCCACCTTAATCGGTTTGGCTGTAAATCTTAAAGACCCGCAAGGTCTGTTGAACGGAATCGGGGAAGAAGGGATTACCTGCGTATTAATCCCAAGAAATACCGAAAATCTGGAAATTGGTAATCGCCATTTACCGGCGGATCAGCCCTTTATGAACGGAACCATTCGTGGAAGGGATATCTTTGTGCCTATCGATACCATCATTGGCGGGCAGAAAAATGCCGGTCATGGCTGGCAAATGCTGGTGGAGTGTCTATCCATTGGACGTTCAATTTCCCTGCCGGCACTGGCTGCGGCTTCCTCCTCAGTTTGTTATCTGGTTAGCGGGGCTTTTGCGCGCATTCGTCGGCAATTTAGTGTGGAGATTGGCCAATTTGAAGGGATTGAAGAGAAACTGGCTGAGATTGCCGGCTTGAATTATCTGATTAATGCCACTCGCTTATTAACGGTCGCAGCCGTAAATCAACATATGAAACCTTCTGTAGCCTCGGCCTTAACCAAGTACTTTAATACCGAGCTGGCACGCAAAGTAATAAACAATGCGATGGATGTGCATGCTGGTCGCGCGGTAGTCGTTGGTCCAAGAAACTACTTAACCAGCTTCTATGTCAGCCTTCCCATTTCGCTGACTGTTGAAGGGGCGAATATCATGTCCAGAAATCTGCTCATATTTGGCCAGGGTTCGATGGCTTGCCACCCCTTTGTACGCAACGAGTTTTATGCAATTGCCAAAGAGGATAAAAAAGAGTTCGGTAATTTGCTTTGGCAGCATATCCATTATTTTCTGCAGAATTTTGCGAAAAGTATTTGCTCAGGCTGGACCGGTGGTATTTTCATCGCAGCTCCAGATAATGCGCTGAAAAAACAATATCGAAAGTTAGCCCGGTTAAGCCATGCCTTTGCCTGGCTCGCTGATCTCTCCCTGATTTATCTGGGCGGCGAGTTAAAGCGCAAAGAGCGTCTGTCGGCACGTTTGGCAGATGCCATGTCTTATTTGTATCTGGCAATGGCCGCGCTAAGACTTTATCAAAATGACAAGGGCAATACCGATCAGCAACTGCATGCGCTTTGGGCAACCTCTTACTGTTTTTATCATGCGCAACAGGCAATGATTAATTTCTGCCAGAATTTTCCTTCACGGATAATTGGCGGTTTAGTGCAATTTTTACTCTTTCCTCTTGGTCAGAGTATGCGTTATCCCTGTGATCGGCTCGACAAGAAGCTGTCGCGTTCAATGATGGGTAATAATCAATATCGCGACACTATCAAGCACTGGGTATTTCTGAGTGGTGATAGCAGTCAACCCGTTGATCGTATGGAAGAAACCTTGCAACTGCTAATCCAGAATGCCGGCTTGTATCAGAAAGTGGGCGGCTTGAAGCGTTATGAGTTTGACAAATTGCATGACATTCTCGAGACCCGGGTTGCAAAAGGAGAGCTTACCCAGGAAGAAATGGATACTTTAATGAAAGTAGAAAAAGCACGCTGGGATGCGATTCAGGTGGATGAGTTTACGTTTGATTCAATGAAAAACAAAACTTACTCGTCAGTGACAGATAAAATAGCGACACCTTTTGATTGA
- a CDS encoding chromate transporter produces the protein MNNTLLNLAASFGKIGIVSLGGGNSMLKLIEVEVVNHRHWVGQEEFIAMVGSSFLFPGLTAVKLSALIGYKLAGYVGLLLAVLALNLPGLVLAVVGYQFLNNHNSPFAQKIMIAVQYGALALLAAASYSVAQGVIQSYYSLPVVIACILFFLALVYLQLSPFWGFIAYIGICFFLVHT, from the coding sequence ATGAATAATACCTTGCTTAACTTGGCCGCAAGCTTTGGAAAAATCGGTATAGTTTCTCTGGGCGGCGGCAATTCGATGCTTAAACTGATTGAAGTGGAAGTGGTTAATCATCGCCATTGGGTGGGTCAGGAAGAGTTTATCGCGATGGTGGGCTCGAGCTTTCTCTTCCCCGGTTTAACAGCTGTAAAACTTTCAGCATTAATAGGATACAAGCTGGCCGGATACGTCGGCTTGCTTCTGGCGGTTCTTGCCTTGAATTTACCAGGTTTAGTTCTTGCTGTAGTGGGTTATCAGTTCCTAAACAATCACAACTCTCCCTTCGCTCAGAAAATAATGATCGCCGTGCAATACGGGGCTCTGGCGTTATTAGCTGCCGCCTCTTATTCAGTGGCGCAAGGCGTTATTCAAAGCTATTATTCGCTGCCTGTTGTAATCGCCTGTATCTTATTTTTCTTAGCTTTGGTATATCTACAACTATCCCCATTCTGGGGCTTTATTGCCTATATTGGCATCTGCTTCTTTTTGGTCCATACCTGA